Proteins encoded by one window of Lathyrus oleraceus cultivar Zhongwan6 chromosome 1, CAAS_Psat_ZW6_1.0, whole genome shotgun sequence:
- the LOC127115513 gene encoding transcription factor UPBEAT1, with amino-acid sequence MSITNTKHSYKLSVKKATRRTRRRQMEEKCKSKKKKLSQKLKALKNLIPSHNGDEVKTDELFKETADYIVFLRTRVFILQKLVQIYGNNNENQIDVLL; translated from the coding sequence ATGAgcataacaaacacaaaacatAGTTACAAACTCTCAGTGAAAAAAGCCACGAGAAGAACAAGAAGAAGACAAATGGAAGAGAAATGCAAGTCTAAGAAGAAGAAGCTCTCGCAGAAGCTAAAAGCACTTAAAAATTTAATCCCTTCTCACAATGGAGATGAAGTGAAAACTGATGAATTGTTCAAAGAAACTGCTGATTATATTGTTTTTCTTAGGACAAGAGTTTtcattcttcagaagcttgttCAGATTTATGGAAACAACAATGAGAATCAAATTGATGTATTGTTATAG